Below is a window of Thermoplasma sp. Kam2015 DNA.
AACAAAGGTGGGCTCTGGAAAATTGGGATAAATAATAATTATATGTTTATTTAACTTTCTTCATCACAATCTCGTAGTATCCGTTTCTGTCGAATACTCCGACCAGCTCCTGGCCTGACTTCTGTATCCATGCAGGCGCATCCTTCTTCGTTCCTGCATCCGTGGAGTACACGGATATGACTT
It encodes the following:
- a CDS encoding sulfurtransferase TusA family protein, translated to VISVYSTDAGTKKDAPAWIQKSGQELVGVFDRNGYYEIVMKKVK